The following are encoded together in the Immundisolibacter sp. genome:
- a CDS encoding branched-chain amino acid transaminase, which translates to MGMEDRDGVIWFDGELVPWREAKVHVLTHSLHYGMGVFEGVRAYKTARGTAAFRLQEHVDRLFASAHILQMDIPFARDQVRDACLAALRENGLEAGYIRPLAFYGSEGMGVSASNLTVHLIVAAWPWGAYLGEEALERGVRLRTSSFARHHINVTMCRTKATGNYINSMLALREAQACGYDEALLLDVDGYVAEGSGENVFVIRKGVISTPDITSALEGITRDTVITLAREVGLEVREKRITRDEVYLADEAFFTGTAAEVTPIRSLDDRLIGGGTPGPITRDLQKRYFATVNGENDGHADWLTLV; encoded by the coding sequence ATGGGCATGGAAGATCGGGATGGCGTCATCTGGTTCGACGGGGAGCTGGTGCCCTGGCGCGAGGCCAAGGTGCACGTGTTGACCCACTCCCTGCACTACGGCATGGGCGTGTTCGAGGGCGTGCGGGCGTACAAGACGGCGCGCGGTACGGCGGCGTTTCGCCTGCAGGAACATGTCGATCGCCTGTTCGCCTCGGCGCACATCCTGCAAATGGATATTCCGTTTGCCCGCGACCAGGTAAGGGACGCCTGTCTGGCGGCGTTGCGCGAGAACGGCCTGGAGGCCGGCTATATCCGCCCGCTGGCGTTTTATGGTTCCGAAGGCATGGGCGTGAGCGCGTCGAATCTGACCGTGCACCTGATCGTGGCGGCCTGGCCGTGGGGCGCCTATCTGGGCGAGGAGGCGCTGGAGCGCGGGGTACGGCTGCGGACCTCGTCGTTTGCGCGTCACCACATCAACGTCACCATGTGCCGCACCAAGGCGACCGGTAATTACATCAACTCCATGCTGGCGCTGCGCGAGGCGCAGGCCTGTGGCTATGACGAGGCGCTGCTGCTGGATGTCGACGGCTACGTGGCCGAGGGCAGCGGTGAGAACGTTTTCGTGATCCGCAAGGGCGTCATTTCCACGCCGGACATCACCTCGGCGCTGGAAGGTATCACCCGCGACACGGTGATCACCTTGGCGCGCGAAGTGGGCCTGGAGGTGCGCGAGAAGCGCATCACCCGCGACGAGGTGTACCTGGCCGACGAGGCGTTCTTCACCGGTACCGCCGCCGAGGTGACGCCGATCCGCTCGCTTGACGACCGCCTGATCGGCGGGGGTACGCCCGGGCCGATCACGCGCGATCTGCAGAAGCGCTACTTTGCCACCGTCAACGGCGAGAACGACGGGCATGCCGACTGGCTGACCCTGGTGTGA
- a CDS encoding zinc-finger domain-containing protein, whose amino-acid sequence MGSSSEEHAVTHDIRASTQNRYEVTRKDLPLSCPMPGMVKWDSHPRVFLPIDESGEEKCPYCGAVYVLVPEAENIHR is encoded by the coding sequence ATGGGCTCCAGCAGTGAGGAACACGCGGTGACGCACGACATTAGAGCCAGTACCCAGAATCGCTACGAGGTCACGCGCAAGGATTTACCCCTGTCGTGTCCGATGCCGGGCATGGTGAAGTGGGACTCTCACCCGCGGGTATTTCTGCCGATCGACGAGAGCGGTGAGGAAAAATGCCCGTACTGCGGAGCGGTCTACGTGTTGGTGCCAGAGGCTGAAAATATCCACCGCTGA
- a CDS encoding DUF4405 domain-containing protein, translating to MFYKLVAVTLFVSFIAMSTSGLLMFFIERPSFTIQMHPVHKLFGLVMVAAMTAHIALNFRALRQYVRARAVALTGGALVALLVVVYAVAINNAVPPEIAQPLDALGAQAE from the coding sequence ATGTTTTACAAACTGGTCGCGGTAACGTTGTTCGTGTCCTTCATCGCCATGTCCACGTCCGGACTGCTGATGTTCTTCATCGAACGACCGTCTTTCACCATCCAGATGCACCCGGTGCACAAGCTGTTCGGGCTGGTCATGGTGGCGGCCATGACCGCGCACATTGCGCTCAATTTCCGGGCCTTGCGTCAGTACGTGCGCGCCCGCGCGGTGGCTCTGACCGGCGGGGCGCTGGTGGCGCTGCTGGTGGTGGTCTACGCCGTGGCCATTAACAACGCGGTACCGCCCGAAATAGCGCAACCGCTGGACGCCCTGGGCGCGCAGGCCGAGTGA
- a CDS encoding TenA family transcriptional regulator, producing MATVAKELHTHYLIDVKGDWLRHLKQDVLEPLTGKAVNHPVLKAIEAGRLPKEKFARMMANLCWVITAFPEYVSALAARCPKNDHVIKAALLENAYIERDHPFLLAQAVNALGGPGDAILEGPDWVSFDFDPYVHMLRMTIEGYVFHRPWIEGMAATAVGVETVTPAVFGGLGRAAVQHYGVSEEDAEWFRIHGGEVEMEHGNDGLRVLDKYVGADDLNTQHACIAAARLVSDSVGVGVLDMVGRW from the coding sequence ATGGCTACTGTTGCGAAAGAACTGCACACCCACTATCTCATTGACGTCAAAGGCGACTGGTTACGTCACCTCAAGCAGGACGTGCTGGAACCGCTGACCGGCAAAGCGGTGAATCACCCGGTGCTCAAAGCCATCGAAGCCGGGCGCCTGCCGAAAGAAAAATTCGCGCGCATGATGGCGAACCTGTGCTGGGTGATTACCGCCTTTCCGGAGTACGTGTCGGCGCTGGCCGCCCGTTGCCCGAAGAATGACCACGTGATCAAGGCTGCCTTGTTGGAGAACGCCTACATCGAGCGCGACCATCCGTTCCTGCTGGCGCAGGCGGTGAACGCGCTGGGTGGGCCGGGTGACGCCATTCTTGAGGGGCCGGACTGGGTGTCGTTCGACTTTGACCCCTACGTTCACATGCTGCGCATGACGATCGAGGGCTACGTGTTTCACCGGCCATGGATCGAGGGCATGGCGGCTACCGCGGTCGGCGTCGAAACCGTCACCCCGGCGGTGTTCGGTGGCCTTGGCAGGGCTGCCGTTCAACACTATGGCGTGTCGGAAGAAGACGCCGAGTGGTTCCGAATTCACGGAGGCGAGGTCGAGATGGAGCACGGTAACGATGGCCTGCGTGTGCTCGACAAATACGTCGGGGCGGATGATCTGAACACGCAGCATGCCTGCATTGCCGCGGCCAGACTGGTGTCCGATTCCGTTGGCGTCGGTGTGCTCGACATGGTGGGTCGCTGGTAG
- a CDS encoding 2Fe-2S iron-sulfur cluster-binding protein has protein sequence MARIRINNGPWRKVMPGSSLLGLIRGRAGIRIHTSCGLGNCGSDIVLIRSGMEHLSPAFPSELRTLAVEGAPDNARLSCVTKLLEGDVEIEVPDYSLEQPAA, from the coding sequence ATGGCGCGCATCCGCATCAACAACGGACCATGGCGCAAGGTGATGCCCGGATCGAGTCTGCTCGGCCTCATCAGGGGCCGGGCCGGCATTCGCATACATACGTCGTGCGGCCTGGGTAATTGTGGCTCGGATATCGTCCTTATCCGGTCCGGCATGGAGCACCTGAGTCCGGCATTCCCCAGCGAGTTGCGTACCCTGGCCGTCGAAGGTGCGCCCGACAACGCGCGCCTGTCGTGCGTGACCAAGTTGCTGGAGGGTGACGTGGAGATCGAAGTGCCGGACTACAGCCTGGAACAGCCGGCCGCCTGA
- a CDS encoding Rieske 2Fe-2S domain-containing protein: MKPNDIDRLFVDQPDAWLFEVSRSLFTDQALFDLEMKHIFEGTWLFLCHESQVAKPNDFFRTRMGRQPVIVTRDADGGVHAFLNACPHRGAALCRTAHGNQKYITCPYHGWVFDSAGRNVDIKDLDTGAYPDAFQRANHDLAPVPRVGSYKGFVFASLNAEVPDLETHLGNTRPFIDMLAGMGPDGAEVLRGSSTYTYRGNWKMQCENGIDGYHFTSVHGNYVGVITRRLEGADSGGRPDKVKTGFDKNALTGRTGCYDLGRGHAMIWSTFPRPENRPLWDSRDEVRARLGEVYADWMLRRQRNLLIYPNVNLMEQASSQIRVFQPIAPDLTQVQIYCIAPKGEDRVARERRIRQYEDFFNATGMATPDDLSEFEACQDGFQARYVAWQQGYDRGMTRMIRGADDLAQQLGINPESSGPHVMDETLYYGQYREWRRLISCGVR; the protein is encoded by the coding sequence GTGAAACCGAACGACATCGATCGGCTGTTCGTCGACCAGCCGGATGCCTGGCTGTTCGAGGTCAGCCGAAGCCTGTTCACGGACCAGGCACTGTTCGACCTGGAGATGAAGCACATCTTCGAGGGTACCTGGCTGTTCCTGTGTCACGAAAGCCAGGTGGCCAAACCGAACGACTTTTTCCGCACCCGCATGGGCCGCCAGCCGGTCATCGTCACGCGCGATGCCGACGGTGGCGTGCATGCCTTCCTGAATGCCTGTCCGCACCGCGGCGCGGCGCTGTGTCGCACCGCCCATGGCAACCAGAAGTACATCACCTGCCCTTACCACGGCTGGGTGTTCGACAGTGCCGGGCGCAATGTGGACATCAAGGACCTGGACACGGGCGCCTACCCGGACGCCTTCCAGCGCGCCAATCACGACCTTGCACCCGTGCCGCGCGTGGGCAGCTACAAGGGCTTCGTGTTCGCCAGCCTGAACGCCGAGGTGCCGGACCTGGAAACGCACCTGGGCAACACGCGGCCGTTCATCGACATGCTGGCCGGCATGGGACCGGACGGCGCCGAGGTACTGCGCGGTTCGTCCACCTACACCTACCGCGGCAACTGGAAGATGCAGTGCGAGAACGGCATCGACGGCTACCACTTCACCAGCGTGCACGGCAATTACGTGGGCGTGATCACGCGCCGGCTGGAAGGCGCCGACTCCGGAGGACGTCCGGACAAGGTCAAGACCGGCTTCGACAAAAACGCCCTGACCGGTCGCACTGGCTGCTACGACCTGGGCCGCGGCCACGCCATGATCTGGAGCACCTTCCCGCGGCCTGAAAACCGTCCGCTGTGGGATAGCCGGGACGAGGTCAGGGCGCGCCTGGGTGAGGTATATGCGGACTGGATGCTGCGCCGTCAGCGCAACCTGCTGATTTATCCCAACGTGAACCTGATGGAGCAGGCCTCGTCGCAGATTCGCGTGTTCCAGCCGATCGCGCCCGACCTGACACAGGTGCAGATTTACTGCATCGCGCCCAAGGGCGAGGACCGCGTCGCACGCGAGCGGCGGATCCGTCAGTACGAGGATTTCTTCAATGCCACCGGCATGGCGACGCCGGACGACCTGTCCGAATTCGAGGCCTGCCAGGACGGCTTCCAGGCCCGCTATGTGGCCTGGCAGCAGGGCTATGACCGGGGCATGACGCGCATGATCCGAGGCGCCGATGACCTGGCCCAGCAGCTGGGAATCAACCCGGAATCAAGCGGCCCGCATGTGATGGACGAGACGCTGTACTACGGCCAATACCGGGAGTGGCGGCGCCTGATCAGCTGCGGCGTGCGTTAA
- the waaF gene encoding lipopolysaccharide heptosyltransferase II codes for MSDDAVLVVGPSWVGDMVMIEPLLASLKARQPVPAVDVLAPAWSAPLLSRMAQVRRAIDLPIGHGQWAVGKRLAMGRALRGQYQQAIVLPGSWKSALLPFFAGIPQRTGFVRELRYGLLNDARRLDKRALPMTVQRFAALGLGAGAPLPGTLQPRLNADPVVVARTLASLGLSTGSAPVLLLCPGAEFGPAKRWPAVHFAALARHYRQRGWQVWLVGSARDASITAQVKAAAGDGCIDLAGRTDLGEVCDVIAAADLVVSNDSGLMHVAAALGRPLVAVYGSSDPGFTPPLSARARVVSLALSCSPCFKRECPLGHLRCLNDLDPERVLAAAAELDA; via the coding sequence GTGAGCGACGACGCGGTACTGGTAGTCGGCCCCTCCTGGGTCGGCGATATGGTGATGATCGAGCCGCTGTTGGCGAGCCTGAAGGCGCGCCAGCCGGTCCCGGCCGTCGATGTGCTGGCGCCTGCCTGGTCAGCGCCGCTGCTGTCGCGCATGGCGCAGGTGCGGCGCGCCATCGATTTGCCTATCGGTCACGGGCAATGGGCTGTCGGCAAGCGCCTGGCCATGGGGCGTGCATTGCGCGGCCAGTACCAGCAGGCCATCGTGCTGCCAGGCTCGTGGAAATCCGCGCTGTTGCCTTTTTTTGCCGGCATCCCTCAGCGCACGGGTTTTGTCCGGGAACTGCGCTACGGGTTGCTGAACGACGCCCGGCGCCTCGACAAGCGCGCCCTGCCAATGACAGTGCAGCGCTTTGCTGCGCTCGGTCTCGGCGCCGGTGCGCCGCTGCCAGGCACGCTTCAGCCACGGCTGAACGCCGACCCGGTGGTGGTTGCGCGGACCTTGGCGAGCTTGGGGCTCAGTACGGGCAGCGCACCGGTATTGCTGTTGTGTCCGGGCGCCGAGTTTGGTCCGGCCAAGCGCTGGCCAGCTGTGCATTTTGCCGCGCTGGCGCGCCATTATCGCCAGCGCGGCTGGCAGGTTTGGCTGGTCGGCTCGGCCAGGGACGCGTCCATCACGGCCCAGGTCAAGGCCGCTGCCGGTGATGGCTGTATCGATCTGGCCGGGCGCACCGATCTTGGGGAGGTTTGCGATGTCATCGCCGCGGCCGATCTTGTGGTCAGCAACGACAGTGGCTTGATGCACGTGGCGGCGGCGCTGGGCCGGCCCTTGGTTGCGGTGTACGGGTCCTCGGACCCCGGTTTTACACCACCGTTATCGGCACGGGCCCGGGTGGTGAGCCTGGCCCTGTCGTGCAGCCCGTGTTTCAAACGCGAGTGCCCGCTCGGTCACCTGCGCTGCCTGAACGATCTTGACCCGGAGCGGGTGCTGGCCGCCGCGGCGGAGCTGGATGCGTGA